The Nocardioides salarius genome includes a region encoding these proteins:
- a CDS encoding ammonium transporter, whose protein sequence is MDGYNAFMLVATLLVLMMTTPALALFYGGMTRSKSVLNMMMMSYAAMAIVGIIWVLWGYSMVFSGEGGIDTFFNSPFANFALDGVGYDGYTFMMFQLTFAVITTALISGAIADRVKFSAWLVFVPLWATLSYFPLAHMVFGCTDSALICTQIGAQDYAGGTAVHINAGVAGLVLALVIGKRIGFGREPMRPHNLTLTMLGAALLWVGWYGFNVGSIVFSDDLDASDQFLAETGLTFANTTLATMAAIIGWLVVEKVLHGKATTLGAASGIVAGLVAITPAAGAVNILGALAIGLVSGALCAWAVGLKFKLKYDDSLDVVGVHLVGGIVGTVMIGLFSVTSSEGDNIAGGAVDGLFYGGGVGSLVDQVLGVLVAIAWSGVVTLLIALAIKFTMGWRIDEESEVEGIDFDQHGESAYDLNTSLSSGSGGALAAATRPDPSTRTEGAHA, encoded by the coding sequence GTGGACGGCTACAACGCGTTCATGCTGGTGGCCACGCTGCTGGTGCTGATGATGACCACCCCGGCCCTGGCGCTCTTCTACGGCGGCATGACGCGGTCGAAGTCGGTGCTGAACATGATGATGATGTCGTACGCCGCCATGGCGATCGTCGGCATCATCTGGGTGCTGTGGGGCTACTCGATGGTGTTCAGCGGCGAGGGGGGCATCGACACGTTCTTCAACTCGCCGTTCGCCAACTTCGCCCTCGACGGCGTCGGCTACGACGGCTACACGTTCATGATGTTCCAGCTGACCTTCGCGGTGATCACCACTGCGCTGATCAGCGGCGCGATCGCCGACCGGGTGAAGTTCTCGGCCTGGCTGGTCTTCGTGCCGCTCTGGGCGACCCTGTCGTACTTCCCGCTGGCCCACATGGTCTTCGGCTGCACCGACTCGGCCCTGATCTGCACCCAGATCGGTGCGCAGGACTACGCCGGTGGCACCGCGGTGCACATCAACGCCGGTGTCGCCGGCCTGGTGCTGGCCCTGGTGATCGGCAAGCGGATCGGCTTCGGCCGTGAGCCCATGCGCCCGCACAACCTGACCCTGACCATGCTGGGCGCCGCCCTGCTGTGGGTCGGCTGGTACGGCTTCAACGTCGGCTCGATCGTCTTCAGCGACGACCTCGACGCCAGCGACCAGTTCCTGGCCGAGACCGGCCTGACCTTCGCCAACACCACCCTGGCGACCATGGCCGCGATCATCGGCTGGCTCGTGGTGGAGAAGGTGCTGCACGGCAAGGCCACCACCCTGGGTGCCGCCTCGGGCATCGTCGCCGGCCTCGTGGCCATCACCCCCGCCGCCGGCGCGGTCAACATCCTCGGGGCGCTGGCCATCGGCCTGGTCTCCGGTGCGCTGTGCGCCTGGGCCGTGGGCCTGAAGTTCAAGCTCAAGTACGACGACTCGCTCGACGTGGTCGGCGTCCACCTGGTCGGCGGCATCGTCGGCACCGTGATGATCGGCCTCTTCTCGGTCACCTCCAGCGAGGGCGACAACATCGCCGGCGGCGCGGTCGACGGCCTGTTCTACGGCGGCGGCGTCGGCTCCCTGGTCGACCAGGTGCTCGGTGTCCTGGTCGCGATCGCCTGGTCCGGCGTGGTCACCCTGCTGATCGCCCTGGCCATCAAGTTCACCATGGGCTGGCGCATCGACGAGGAGTCCGAGGTCGAGGGCATCGACTTCGACCAGCACGGCGAGTCCGCCTACGATCTGAACACCAGCCTCTCCAGCGGCAGCGGCGGTGCGCTCGCCGCCGCCACGAGGCCCGATCCCTCCACCCGCACGGAAGGGGCACACGCATGA
- the ftsY gene encoding signal recognition particle-docking protein FtsY, with translation METLALVILVIAVVGVALVGAVAGLVVTRRRKPGPLPDTHTDVLGTPTADPEAPPVELSSPPATIEPEAPVEPEAPAEPVAPPVERPEGTASRLVRLRQRLAGSQGALGRGLLALLSRERLDEDTWEDIEDTLLTADIGVAPTQELVERLRTRLRVEGTADPREVLREELLALVDPTMDRALRVSGEGDEPGVVLVVGVNGAGKTTTVGKIARILVAEERSVVLGAADTFRAAAVEQLGTWGERVGVETVKGEEGADPASVAFRAVEEGRRTGVDTVIVDTAGRLQNKQGLMDELGKVKRVVEKQAPVTEVLLVLDATTGQNGMIQARVFSEAVDVTGIVLTKLDGSAKGGIVVAVQRELGVPVKLVGLGEGADDLAPFDAGAFVDALLGG, from the coding sequence ATGGAGACCCTCGCCCTCGTGATCCTCGTCATCGCCGTCGTCGGTGTCGCCCTCGTGGGCGCCGTCGCCGGCCTCGTCGTCACCCGGCGCCGCAAGCCGGGCCCGCTGCCCGACACCCACACCGACGTCCTCGGCACCCCCACCGCCGACCCGGAGGCGCCGCCGGTCGAGCTCAGCTCGCCGCCGGCGACGATCGAGCCCGAGGCCCCGGTCGAGCCGGAGGCGCCCGCCGAGCCGGTCGCGCCGCCCGTCGAGCGTCCCGAGGGCACCGCCTCGCGCCTGGTGCGGCTGCGCCAGCGCCTCGCCGGCTCGCAGGGCGCGCTGGGTCGCGGGCTGCTGGCCCTGCTCTCGCGCGAGCGGCTCGACGAGGACACCTGGGAGGACATCGAGGACACCCTGCTGACCGCCGACATCGGCGTCGCCCCGACCCAGGAGCTGGTCGAGCGGTTGCGCACCCGGCTGCGGGTGGAGGGCACGGCCGACCCGCGAGAGGTGCTGCGCGAGGAGCTGCTGGCCCTGGTCGACCCGACGATGGACCGCGCGCTGCGCGTGAGCGGCGAGGGCGACGAGCCGGGCGTGGTGCTGGTCGTCGGGGTCAACGGCGCCGGCAAGACCACCACCGTCGGCAAGATCGCCCGAATCCTGGTCGCCGAGGAGCGCAGCGTGGTGCTCGGCGCGGCCGACACCTTCCGCGCCGCCGCCGTCGAGCAGCTCGGCACCTGGGGAGAGCGGGTCGGGGTCGAGACCGTCAAGGGCGAGGAGGGCGCCGACCCGGCCTCGGTGGCCTTCCGTGCCGTGGAGGAGGGCCGGCGCACGGGTGTCGACACCGTCATCGTCGACACCGCCGGCCGGCTGCAGAACAAGCAGGGCCTGATGGACGAGCTCGGCAAGGTCAAGCGCGTCGTCGAGAAGCAGGCCCCGGTCACCGAGGTGCTGCTGGTGCTCGACGCCACCACCGGCCAGAACGGGATGATCCAGGCCCGCGTCTTCAGCGAGGCCGTCGACGTGACCGGCATCGTGCTGACCAAGCTCGACGGCTCGGCCAAGGGCGGCATCGTGGTCGCCGTGCAGCGCGAGCTCGGTGTGCCGGTGAAGCTCGTGGGGCTCGGTGAGGGCGCCGACGACCTGGCCCCCTTCGACGCCGGCGCCTTCGTCGACGCCCTGCTCGGCGGCTGA
- a CDS encoding acyl-CoA thioesterase: MSNRPDPADSPGRPARPTRGDYVAWRTVTTRWRDDDAYGHLNNATYYEMFDTAVNAHLYEASGVDVRSLPQIGVVAETSCRYFREIGFPAPVETGLVVDRVGSSSVVYRIGLFQGDGDEAAAEGRFVHVYVDNTDPARRVTPMPDVIRAAVEPLLRVGGGQ, encoded by the coding sequence GTGAGCAACCGCCCCGATCCTGCCGACAGCCCGGGCCGGCCGGCCCGACCGACCCGTGGCGACTACGTCGCCTGGCGCACGGTCACGACGCGCTGGCGCGACGACGACGCCTACGGGCACCTCAACAACGCCACCTACTACGAGATGTTCGACACCGCCGTCAACGCCCACCTCTACGAGGCCTCCGGCGTCGACGTGCGCTCGCTGCCGCAGATCGGCGTAGTAGCCGAGACCTCGTGCCGCTACTTCCGTGAGATCGGCTTCCCGGCGCCCGTCGAGACGGGCCTCGTGGTCGACCGGGTCGGCTCCTCGTCGGTGGTCTACCGCATCGGGCTCTTCCAGGGCGACGGCGACGAGGCGGCCGCCGAGGGCCGCTTCGTGCACGTCTACGTCGACAACACCGACCCGGCACGCCGCGTCACCCCCATGCCCGACGTGATCCGCGCCGCAGTCGAGCCGCTCCTGCGCGTGGGCGGGGGCCAGTAG
- the smc gene encoding chromosome segregation protein SMC → MYLKSLTLKGFKSFASSTTLQLEPGITCIVGPNGSGKSNVVDALAWVMGEASAKSLRGGKMDDVIFAGTSGRPPLGRAEVLLTIDNTDGALPIEYAEVTISRTMFRSGGSEYAINGQTCRLLDVQELLSDSGIGREMHVIVGQGQLDQILHATPEDRRGFIEEAAGVLKHRKRKEKALRKLDSTDGNLHRLNDLLSEIRRQLKPLGRQAEVARRAATVQADVRDARARLLADDLVAARTTLEQEMADESVLLQRREEVEKATAQARELEGALEAALREDLPVLAAAQDTWYALTGLRERLRGTQSLAAERVRNAAASTEVETASGRDPADLEAEAARAREQEQRTGAEVDTRRTGLEQAVTARKAAEDAAAEEERRIAALQRAAADRREGLARLHGQVNALRSRAAAADEEVGRLRHSREEALERAERAQKAFTALETRVAGLDAGEEGLDAEHEQAVDELDEVEALLAQVRERAQAADRDRHTLAARKDALEMGLNRKDGAGALLGSDQVAGLLGSLASLLTVRPGYEAAVAAALGPHADALAVGGADDALAAVERLKSDDLGRAAMLLADGPGLPGPEGWPDLPAGAAYAVEVLDCPPGLRPALTRLLDRVAVVDDLATARRLVGADPALGAVTREGDVVGAHLVAGGSSAQPSLIEVQAAVDEAAAALAEAVAASERAGFETSRLEARRHDVQQRVDVALARLHESDATLAAVAEELGQHGSQARSARAEAERVEQAIARAEQASVDAVAGLADLEARLARAQEAPEEEPDTAERERLVEASRAARQAEMDARLALRTAEERARAVHGRADSLLRAAAKEREQRARAAERRDRLLREGRAAEAVATAVAWALARLEVSVQLAADDRAAVEEARREREEGLREVRSRLRDLARDHEELVSSVHRDEMARAQQRMRIEQLEERALDEVGVEPDSLVADYGPHQPVPQEVADDAPEGTPAAVPFVREEQRKRLKSAERALAMLGKVNPLALEEFSAMEERHKFLTEQLEDLRRTRKDLLDIVKDVDDRVEQVFRQAYADVEKAFDATFARLFPGGEGRLVLTDPDDMLTTGIEVEARPPGKKVKRLSLLSGGERSLVAVAFLVALFKARPSPFYILDEVEAALDDTNLGRLLEIYEELRENSQLLVITHQKRTMEVGDALYGVTMRGDGVSAVISQRLRETEPV, encoded by the coding sequence TTGTACCTGAAGAGCCTGACCCTCAAAGGGTTCAAGTCCTTCGCCTCCTCGACGACCCTGCAGCTCGAGCCGGGCATCACCTGCATCGTGGGCCCCAACGGCTCGGGCAAGTCCAACGTGGTCGACGCGCTGGCCTGGGTGATGGGCGAGGCAAGCGCCAAGAGCCTGCGCGGCGGCAAGATGGACGACGTCATCTTCGCCGGCACCTCCGGCCGCCCGCCCCTGGGCCGTGCCGAGGTGCTGCTGACCATCGACAACACCGACGGCGCCCTCCCGATCGAGTACGCCGAGGTCACGATCAGCCGCACGATGTTCCGCTCCGGGGGCTCGGAGTACGCCATCAACGGCCAGACCTGCCGCCTGCTCGACGTCCAGGAGCTGCTCAGCGACTCGGGCATCGGGCGCGAGATGCACGTCATCGTCGGCCAGGGGCAGCTCGACCAGATCCTGCACGCCACGCCCGAGGACCGGCGCGGCTTCATCGAGGAGGCCGCCGGGGTCCTCAAGCACCGCAAGCGCAAGGAGAAGGCGCTGCGCAAGCTCGACTCCACCGACGGCAACCTGCACCGGCTCAACGACCTGCTCAGCGAGATCCGCCGACAGCTCAAGCCGCTGGGACGCCAGGCCGAGGTGGCACGGCGCGCCGCCACGGTGCAGGCCGACGTGCGCGACGCCCGGGCCCGGCTGCTGGCCGACGACCTGGTCGCCGCGCGCACCACGCTGGAGCAGGAGATGGCCGACGAGTCGGTGCTGCTGCAACGCCGCGAGGAGGTCGAGAAGGCCACCGCGCAGGCCCGCGAGCTGGAGGGCGCGCTGGAGGCGGCGCTGCGCGAGGACCTGCCGGTGCTCGCGGCGGCCCAGGACACCTGGTACGCACTGACCGGCCTGCGCGAACGGCTGCGCGGCACCCAGTCGCTGGCGGCCGAGCGGGTGCGCAACGCCGCGGCCTCCACCGAGGTCGAGACGGCGAGCGGGCGCGACCCGGCCGACCTGGAGGCCGAGGCCGCCCGGGCCCGCGAGCAGGAGCAGCGCACCGGCGCCGAGGTCGACACCCGTCGCACGGGCCTCGAGCAGGCCGTCACGGCGCGCAAGGCCGCCGAGGACGCCGCCGCCGAGGAGGAACGGCGCATCGCGGCGCTGCAGCGTGCCGCCGCCGACCGGCGTGAGGGTCTCGCGCGCCTGCACGGCCAGGTCAACGCGCTCAGGTCGCGTGCTGCCGCGGCCGACGAGGAGGTCGGGCGGTTGCGGCACAGTCGCGAGGAGGCCCTCGAGCGGGCCGAGCGCGCCCAGAAGGCGTTCACCGCCCTGGAGACCAGGGTCGCGGGCCTCGACGCGGGGGAGGAGGGCCTCGACGCCGAGCACGAGCAGGCGGTCGACGAGCTCGACGAGGTCGAGGCCCTGCTGGCGCAGGTGCGCGAACGCGCGCAGGCCGCCGACCGCGACCGGCACACGCTGGCCGCCCGCAAGGATGCGCTGGAGATGGGGCTGAACCGCAAGGACGGAGCCGGGGCGCTGCTCGGCAGCGACCAGGTCGCCGGTCTGCTGGGCTCGCTCGCCTCGCTGCTGACCGTGCGCCCCGGCTACGAGGCGGCCGTCGCGGCGGCGCTCGGCCCGCACGCCGACGCCCTGGCCGTCGGGGGCGCCGACGACGCCCTGGCCGCGGTGGAGCGGCTCAAGAGCGACGACCTGGGTCGCGCCGCCATGCTGCTCGCCGACGGCCCCGGGCTGCCCGGGCCCGAGGGCTGGCCCGACCTGCCCGCGGGAGCGGCGTACGCCGTCGAGGTGCTGGACTGCCCACCCGGCCTCCGGCCCGCGCTGACCCGGCTCCTCGACCGCGTCGCCGTCGTCGACGACCTGGCCACCGCGCGCCGCCTCGTCGGGGCCGACCCGGCGCTCGGCGCCGTCACCCGCGAGGGCGACGTGGTCGGGGCGCACCTGGTGGCCGGTGGCTCCAGCGCGCAACCCAGCCTGATCGAGGTGCAGGCCGCGGTCGACGAGGCCGCGGCGGCGCTGGCGGAGGCGGTCGCGGCCAGCGAGCGGGCCGGCTTCGAGACCTCGCGGCTCGAGGCGCGCCGCCACGACGTCCAACAGCGTGTCGACGTCGCGCTGGCGCGGCTGCACGAGTCCGACGCGACGCTGGCGGCCGTCGCCGAGGAGCTCGGCCAGCACGGCTCCCAGGCCCGGTCGGCTCGCGCCGAGGCCGAGCGCGTCGAGCAGGCGATCGCCCGGGCCGAGCAGGCGAGCGTCGATGCCGTCGCCGGTCTGGCCGACCTCGAGGCGCGGCTCGCCCGGGCGCAGGAGGCTCCCGAGGAGGAGCCCGACACCGCCGAGCGCGAGCGCCTGGTCGAGGCCTCCCGCGCCGCGCGCCAGGCCGAGATGGACGCCCGGTTGGCGCTGCGCACCGCCGAGGAGCGCGCGCGAGCGGTGCACGGGCGGGCCGACTCGCTGCTGCGGGCGGCTGCCAAGGAGCGCGAGCAGCGGGCCCGGGCCGCGGAGCGCCGCGACCGGCTGCTGCGCGAGGGCCGGGCCGCCGAGGCGGTCGCCACGGCGGTGGCCTGGGCCCTGGCGAGGCTCGAGGTCTCGGTGCAGCTGGCGGCCGACGACCGCGCGGCGGTCGAGGAGGCCCGGCGCGAGCGCGAGGAGGGGCTGCGCGAGGTGCGGTCACGGCTGCGCGACCTGGCCCGTGACCACGAGGAGCTGGTCAGCTCGGTGCACCGCGACGAGATGGCACGCGCCCAGCAGCGGATGCGCATCGAGCAGCTCGAGGAGCGCGCCCTCGACGAGGTGGGCGTCGAGCCCGACTCGCTCGTCGCCGACTACGGCCCGCACCAGCCGGTGCCGCAGGAGGTCGCCGACGACGCCCCCGAGGGCACCCCGGCCGCGGTCCCGTTCGTGCGCGAGGAGCAGCGCAAGCGGCTCAAGTCGGCCGAGCGGGCCCTGGCGATGCTCGGCAAGGTCAACCCGCTCGCGCTCGAGGAGTTCTCGGCCATGGAGGAGCGCCACAAGTTCCTCACCGAGCAGCTCGAGGACCTGCGCCGCACCCGCAAGGACCTCCTCGACATCGTCAAGGACGTCGACGACCGGGTCGAGCAGGTCTTCCGCCAGGCCTACGCCGACGTCGAGAAGGCCTTCGACGCGACCTTCGCGCGGCTGTTCCCGGGTGGCGAGGGCCGCCTGGTGCTCACCGACCCCGACGACATGCTCACCACCGGCATCGAGGTCGAGGCCCGCCCGCCCGGCAAGAAGGTCAAGCGGCTCTCGCTGCTCTCGGGCGGCGAGCGCTCCCTGGTCGCGGTGGCCTTCCTGGTGGCGCTCTTCAAGGCCCGTCCCTCGCCCTTCTACATCCTCGACGAGGTCGAGGCCGCGCTCGACGACACCAACCTGGGCCGGCTGCTCGAGATCTACGAGGAGCTGCGCGAGAACTCGCAGCTGCTCGTCATCACCCACCAGAAGCGCACCATGGAGGTCGGCGACGCCCTCTACGGCGTGACCATGCGCGGCGACGGCGTCTCGGCCGTCATCAGCCAGCGCCTGCGAGAGACGGAGCCCGTGTGA